In Serratia sp. FDAARGOS_506, a genomic segment contains:
- a CDS encoding ShlB/FhaC/HecB family hemolysin secretion/activation protein, whose product MRSDTARALLYFIRGGLSGLLIGVVPLFSASASTSDGVASIDAREQQRQQERERALQQQNAPQADARLSRPDVVLPDYPTHERPCFIINRLTLVGDSADRFQWALGAAADAKGRCLGSQGIVLIINKVQNVILAKGYVTTRVMAQEQDLTTGVLALTLQPGRIGEIRFEEPVSWRGRLWNAIPASRGDILNLRDVEQGLENFRRVPSANADIKIVPGAEDATSDLQVNWHEGRPVRLSLGLDDSGSKSTGRYLGSATLAIDAPFAQNDLFYANIGNDVFQHGPFGNRSHTLNYFFPVGYWAFSANYNDYTYHQNIPNVNEVLRYSGKSDNILLTVSRLLYRDQSHKTTFNVRGYRKHSTNHVGDVEVTKQKRRTAGWEVGINQRSYLGTTTLDANISWRRGTGALGALRAPEEANHDGSARTGILLGDVGINQPFSLWEQPWRVYASVRGQWSSNALTPQERMAIGGRYTVRGFDGEQMLSGEKGLLWRNEIAWNAFSRGHELYLAADYGRVDGPNARGLPGRQLAGSALGVRGALWGRLSYDLFAGVPLYKPAGFHTSGASAGFSVNLEI is encoded by the coding sequence ATGCGCTCAGATACTGCTCGTGCTTTACTTTATTTTATCCGCGGTGGACTGTCGGGATTATTGATCGGCGTTGTACCACTGTTTTCCGCCTCAGCGTCTACCAGCGATGGCGTGGCCTCCATTGATGCCCGCGAGCAGCAGCGCCAGCAGGAGCGCGAGCGCGCTCTGCAACAGCAAAATGCCCCACAGGCCGATGCGCGCCTCTCCCGTCCCGACGTTGTGCTGCCCGATTACCCCACACACGAACGTCCTTGTTTCATCATCAACCGGCTAACGTTGGTCGGTGATTCCGCCGATCGCTTTCAATGGGCGCTGGGCGCCGCTGCGGATGCCAAAGGGCGCTGTTTGGGCAGCCAGGGCATTGTGCTCATCATCAATAAGGTGCAAAACGTCATACTGGCCAAGGGCTATGTCACGACACGCGTGATGGCGCAAGAGCAGGATCTGACTACGGGCGTGTTGGCGCTGACGTTGCAACCGGGGCGCATTGGTGAGATCCGCTTTGAGGAGCCGGTCTCCTGGCGTGGGCGGCTGTGGAACGCTATTCCGGCTTCACGCGGTGATATTCTCAACCTGCGCGATGTCGAACAGGGGCTGGAAAACTTCAGGCGGGTACCCAGCGCCAATGCCGACATTAAAATTGTACCCGGCGCCGAGGACGCCACCAGCGATCTGCAGGTCAACTGGCACGAGGGGCGTCCGGTGCGGCTGAGTTTGGGGTTGGACGACAGCGGCTCCAAAAGCACCGGCCGTTATCTCGGTTCGGCCACTCTGGCAATCGATGCCCCGTTTGCGCAAAATGATCTGTTCTACGCCAACATCGGCAATGATGTGTTCCAGCACGGGCCGTTCGGCAACCGTTCACATACGCTGAACTACTTCTTCCCTGTGGGGTATTGGGCCTTCTCGGCCAATTACAACGACTACACCTACCATCAGAACATCCCCAACGTTAACGAGGTGCTGCGCTACAGCGGCAAGAGCGACAACATTCTGTTGACCGTCTCCCGATTGCTGTACCGCGACCAGTCGCACAAGACCACGTTCAATGTGCGCGGGTATCGCAAACACTCCACTAACCACGTGGGCGACGTTGAAGTGACCAAGCAAAAGCGGCGTACCGCCGGCTGGGAGGTTGGGATCAACCAGCGTAGCTACCTCGGTACCACCACCTTGGATGCGAATATCAGCTGGCGCCGCGGTACCGGCGCCTTGGGGGCGCTGCGCGCGCCGGAGGAAGCCAATCACGACGGCTCGGCGCGTACCGGCATACTACTCGGTGATGTGGGGATCAATCAGCCTTTCTCATTGTGGGAGCAGCCCTGGCGGGTTTATGCCAGCGTGCGGGGGCAGTGGAGCTCGAATGCGCTGACGCCGCAGGAGCGGATGGCCATTGGCGGGCGTTACACGGTGCGCGGTTTTGACGGCGAACAGATGCTGTCCGGCGAAAAGGGCCTGCTGTGGCGCAATGAAATCGCCTGGAATGCGTTTTCTCGCGGCCACGAGCTGTACCTGGCCGCCGACTATGGCCGGGTGGACGGGCCTAACGCGCGTGGCTTGCCGGGCCGGCAGTTGGCGGGCAGCGCGCTCGGCGTTCGCGGTGCGCTGTGGGGGCGGCTCAGCTATGACCTGTTTGCCGGCGTGCCGCTGTACAAACCTGCAGGGTTCCACACTTCAGGGGCCAGCGCCGGCTTCAGCGTAAACCTGGAAATCTGA
- a CDS encoding glycyl-radical enzyme activating protein encodes MFFNLQRYSTHDGPGIRSVVFLKGCPLSCRWCQNPESRSRHADLLFDERLCLSGCSLCTEHCPQGLRRNEGALTLRRDVISADDYAALAAACPTGALSLCGSAVKPDDIMAEVMRDKPFYLRSGGGLTLSGGEPFMQPEVAAELLRRGREAGIHTAVESCLHVPWRYIAPSLPWLDLLLADLKHTDEARFNTWTGGSARRVMNNFRRLAAHGVPMTVRVPLIPDFNADRHSVRAIVDFAADEIGVSEIHFLPYHTLGINKYHLLGEPYRAARTPLDAPDLLAFAEAYAGAKGLTAILRG; translated from the coding sequence ATGTTCTTCAATCTGCAGCGCTACTCGACCCATGATGGCCCCGGCATCCGCAGCGTGGTCTTTTTAAAAGGGTGCCCGCTGAGCTGCCGCTGGTGTCAGAACCCGGAAAGCCGCTCGCGTCACGCAGATCTGCTGTTTGACGAGCGCCTGTGCCTGAGCGGCTGTTCGCTGTGCACCGAGCACTGCCCGCAAGGCCTGCGGCGTAACGAGGGAGCATTGACGCTGCGGCGCGACGTCATCAGCGCAGACGACTATGCGGCGCTGGCCGCCGCCTGCCCGACCGGCGCGCTCAGCCTGTGCGGCAGCGCGGTCAAGCCCGACGATATCATGGCCGAGGTGATGCGGGATAAGCCTTTCTACCTGCGCAGCGGCGGCGGTTTAACGCTGTCCGGCGGCGAACCCTTTATGCAGCCGGAGGTTGCGGCGGAGCTGCTGCGGCGTGGCCGCGAAGCCGGCATCCACACCGCCGTCGAATCCTGTCTGCACGTTCCGTGGCGTTACATCGCCCCTTCATTGCCCTGGCTGGATCTGCTGTTGGCCGATCTCAAACACACTGATGAAGCGCGTTTCAACACCTGGACCGGCGGCTCCGCCCGTCGGGTGATGAACAATTTTCGCCGGCTGGCGGCACACGGCGTGCCAATGACCGTGCGCGTGCCGCTGATCCCCGATTTCAACGCCGATCGCCATTCTGTCCGTGCGATTGTCGACTTCGCCGCCGACGAGATCGGCGTGTCGGAGATCCATTTTCTGCCGTACCACACGCTGGGCATCAACAAGTATCACCTGCTTGGCGAGCCCTACCGCGCCGCCCGCACGCCGCTGGACGCGCCCGATCTGCTGGCCTTCGCCGAAGCGTACGCCGGCGCCAAAGGCCTGACCGCCATTTTGCGAGGATAA
- the fsa gene encoding fructose-6-phosphate aldolase: protein MELYLDTADVTAVKRLARILPLHGVTTNPSIVAKEGKPIWEVLPALRDALGGTGKLFAQVMAADAERMVAEAALLSQRVPGLVVKIPATAEGLAAIKKLKTMSIPTLGTAVYGAGQGLLAALAGAEYVAPYVNRLDAQGGDGIEMVHELQQLLSLHAPSAQVLAASFKTPRQALECLLAGCQAITLPVDVAEQFLSTPAVQAAVEKFEQDWQGAFGSNLLS from the coding sequence ATGGAGCTTTATCTCGATACCGCCGATGTGACTGCGGTAAAACGCCTGGCGCGCATTTTGCCGCTGCACGGCGTCACCACCAACCCGAGCATCGTGGCGAAGGAAGGTAAGCCGATCTGGGAAGTGTTGCCCGCACTGCGCGACGCCCTCGGCGGCACCGGCAAGCTGTTCGCGCAGGTGATGGCGGCCGATGCCGAGCGCATGGTGGCGGAGGCGGCGCTGCTCAGCCAGCGCGTACCGGGGCTGGTGGTCAAGATACCGGCGACCGCCGAAGGGTTGGCGGCGATCAAGAAGCTTAAAACCATGTCCATCCCGACGTTGGGCACGGCGGTATACGGCGCCGGTCAGGGGCTGCTGGCGGCCTTGGCCGGGGCGGAATATGTGGCGCCTTACGTCAATCGCCTGGACGCACAGGGCGGCGACGGTATCGAAATGGTGCACGAGCTGCAGCAGCTGTTGAGCCTGCACGCGCCATCGGCGCAGGTGCTGGCCGCCAGCTTCAAAACGCCGCGCCAGGCGCTGGAGTGCCTGCTGGCGGGCTGCCAGGCCATCACGTTGCCGGTGGATGTGGCGGAGCAATTCCTGAGCACCCCGGCGGTACAGGCCGCGGTCGAGAAGTTTGAGCAAGATTGGCAGGGCGCTTTCGGCAGCAATTTGCTGAGCTGA